In a single window of the Roseiconus lacunae genome:
- a CDS encoding adenylate/guanylate cyclase domain-containing protein — protein sequence MAELIAQGPQAYHRWRREIPNPTMVPEVVIGRTGADWNVPWDSMISRQHVRLVPQSDHRVEVSVIASARNPVFHQGRHAVRFALVPGDHFVIGNTTFTLASGRPANQLPGREGVEVTENVFDHVALRRKHFRNLGARIDVLTRLPDLIASSESDQELLVRVTSVLLQSTPSAESVAILSASNLKQDPDGEIKILHYDNRSATLGNSPISRRLVERSMTERESILNVWEGGEGSGSFAFTAREDVDWAFCVPLRSEACRGWVIYVSGQIHQDGSSESFATEELSEQLQDDVKFAEIVGTTVASLRQSHLLQRRQAAMGRFFAPIVMRAIAAGDSTQVLRPREADLAVMFCDLRGFSKRSEQGADQLLKLLSDVSDALGVMTKHILGFDGVIGDFHGDAAMGFWGWPLAQADAAVKAASAAIAIREEFKNSEHGFRCGIGLALGPAVAGQIGTTDQVKVTAFGPVVNLASRLESMTKRFGAEIILDQPMRKTLTEQSETVRLRRLAKVCPAGMTLPVEISELVSNESVATCEIDDELIERYEAALDLFQHGELDRSLRSLRTLPTWDGPTQFLIQQIVDGNHQGDVIHLSK from the coding sequence ATGGCTGAACTGATTGCCCAAGGTCCTCAGGCATACCATCGCTGGCGCCGAGAAATCCCCAACCCAACGATGGTGCCGGAAGTGGTGATCGGCCGGACGGGGGCCGATTGGAACGTGCCGTGGGATTCGATGATTTCCAGACAGCACGTCCGCCTCGTGCCACAGTCGGACCATCGTGTCGAAGTCAGCGTGATCGCCTCCGCTCGAAATCCCGTTTTTCACCAAGGCCGTCATGCGGTTCGATTTGCTTTGGTGCCAGGCGATCACTTTGTCATTGGGAATACGACTTTCACGCTCGCATCTGGGCGACCGGCCAATCAACTTCCCGGACGCGAAGGCGTGGAAGTCACCGAGAATGTGTTTGACCATGTTGCCCTGCGGCGCAAACACTTCCGAAACCTCGGAGCTCGAATCGATGTGCTCACACGATTGCCAGATCTGATCGCCAGTAGTGAAAGCGATCAGGAGTTACTCGTCCGCGTGACCAGTGTGCTCTTGCAATCGACCCCTTCGGCCGAATCGGTCGCGATCCTATCGGCGTCGAATTTGAAGCAGGATCCCGACGGCGAAATCAAGATCCTGCATTACGACAACCGCAGCGCCACACTGGGCAATTCACCGATCAGCCGTCGATTGGTTGAACGGTCGATGACCGAGCGTGAGAGTATCCTTAATGTCTGGGAAGGCGGCGAAGGCTCTGGTTCGTTCGCCTTCACCGCCCGCGAAGATGTTGACTGGGCATTCTGTGTTCCGCTGCGAAGCGAAGCTTGTCGCGGATGGGTGATTTATGTGAGCGGCCAAATTCACCAAGACGGATCGTCCGAATCGTTCGCGACCGAAGAACTAAGCGAACAGCTACAGGACGACGTCAAGTTTGCCGAGATCGTCGGCACGACGGTTGCCAGCTTGCGTCAAAGTCACTTGCTTCAGCGACGGCAAGCGGCGATGGGGCGGTTCTTTGCCCCGATCGTGATGCGGGCGATCGCGGCCGGCGATTCCACTCAAGTCCTACGACCACGCGAAGCCGACTTGGCGGTGATGTTCTGCGACCTTCGTGGTTTTTCCAAACGCAGCGAACAAGGCGCCGATCAACTTCTCAAACTGTTGTCCGACGTCAGTGATGCGTTGGGTGTAATGACCAAGCATATCTTGGGTTTTGACGGTGTGATCGGTGACTTTCACGGCGATGCCGCGATGGGGTTTTGGGGCTGGCCGCTGGCCCAAGCAGACGCCGCGGTCAAGGCCGCGAGTGCGGCGATCGCGATCCGCGAAGAATTCAAAAATTCCGAGCACGGGTTCCGCTGTGGGATCGGACTCGCTCTCGGTCCGGCCGTGGCCGGTCAAATCGGAACGACCGATCAGGTCAAAGTCACCGCCTTCGGACCGGTCGTCAATCTCGCCAGTCGACTCGAATCGATGACCAAGCGATTCGGTGCCGAAATCATTCTCGACCAACCGATGCGAAAGACGTTGACGGAGCAATCCGAGACCGTCCGTCTGCGACGGCTCGCTAAAGTCTGCCCGGCCGGCATGACGCTACCGGTTGAAATCAGCGAGCTTGTTTCGAATGAGTCCGTCGCGACCTGCGAGATCGACGATGAATTGATCGAGCGATACGAAGCCGCGCTAGACCTTTTCCAACACGGCGAACTCGATCGATCGCTTCGATCACTGCGCACGCTTCCTACTTGGGACGGCCCGACTCAATTCTTAATTCAACAGATCGTTGACGGGAATCACCAAGGCGACGTGATCCATTTGTCAAAGTAG